A DNA window from Eretmochelys imbricata isolate rEreImb1 chromosome 3, rEreImb1.hap1, whole genome shotgun sequence contains the following coding sequences:
- the LOC144262118 gene encoding trace amine-associated receptor 4-like — protein sequence MNSSTLWSPQNVQYCFDFVNNSCPRNVRSTIGLWAMYSFMVGAIVLTMGGNMLVIISIAHFKQLHSPTNFLICSMATTDFLLSFMVMPYSMIRSVESCWYFGDLFCKLHTCCDIMLCTTSIFHLCFISVDRYYAVCDPLYYVTKITIPMIVLFLLISWSVPFLFAFGLVFSELNIEGIEVYVASIDCSGFCTLIFNKLWGVLASLIAFFFPGTVMVGIYVHIFTVARKHARQIAKIPSAIICVSTTTNKISAKKESKATKTLSIVMGVFLFCWLPFFIFTIADPFINFSTPEDLYIAFLWLGYFNSTCNPIIYGLFYSWFRKAFKMIVTGTIFRSDSSTFTLFPAYT from the coding sequence ATGAATTCATCCACCCTCTGGAGTCCACAGAATGTGCAGTATTGCTTTGACTTTGTTAACAATTCATGTCCTAGAAATGTAAGGTCTACAATCGGTCTTTGGGCTATGTACAGCTTCATGGTGGGAGCAATAGTGCTCACAATGGGTGGAAATATGCTTGTGATCATTTCCATCGCTCATTTCAAACAGCTTCACTCTCCAACCAACTTCCTGATCTGCTCCATGGCAACTACAGATTTTTTGCTTAGTTTCATGGTTATGCCCTACAGCATGATCAGGTCTGTTGAGTCATGCTGGTATTTTGGAGACCTCTTCTGCAAACTCCATACTTGTTGTGATATAATGCTCTGTACCACCTCTATTTTCCATCTGTGTTTTATCTCTGTTGACCGTTACTATGCGGTATGTGACCCACTGTATTATGTTACCAAGATAACTATCCCCATGATAgtactatttttattaattagCTGGTCTGTCCCATTCTTATTTGCCTTTGGCCTAGTTTTCTCAGAGTTGAATATTGAGGGCATTGAAGTATATGTTGCTTCAATTGACTGCAGTGGTTTCTGTACACTCATATTTAACAAGCTTTGGGGAGTGCTGGCTTCTCTTATAGCCTTCTTTTTCCCAGGCACAGTGATGGTGGGAATTTATGTCCACATATTTACAGTGGCAAGAAAACATGCAAGACAAATTGCTAAAATCCCCAGTGCAATAATATGTGTCTCTACAACGACAAACAAAATCTCTGCAAAAAAAGAGAGCAAAGCAACTAAAACTTTAAGTATAGTCATGGGGGTGTTTCTTTTTTGCTGGCTGCCTTTCTTTATTTTTACGATAGCTGATCCTTTTATTAACTTCTCAACACCTGAAGACTTGTACATTGCCTTCCTCTGGCTGGGATACTTCAATTCTACTTGTAATCCAATCATTTATGGTTTATTTTATTCTTGGTTTCGCAAAGCATTTAAAATGATTGTGACTGGTACAATCTTCAGGTCAGATTCCTCTACTTTTACTTTGTTTCCTGCATACACTTAA